The following nucleotide sequence is from Cellvibrio sp. PSBB006.
AATCAACACTCAACGAACCGTTTAAAGCAGAGGTCGCATTAACCAATCTGGGCAGTATCAGCGCGGAAGAAATTCTGGTGAGTTTTGCTTCTGTTGAGGAGTTTACACAACGCAAACTGGAACACTTTTTCTTTTACAGCGACTTCAAATTCACGGTAGATTTAAACCGGCGAGTGGTAATAATCACCTCACCACGCCCCATCACTGAACCTTACCTCGAATTTATTCTTGAAGCCCGCTGGCCTACCGGTCGCTTGCAGCGGGAATATACAGTTTTACTGGATATGCCAACGCGGTTAGCAGAGTAAAAAACTGACCCACCCCACTCGACGCGGCGCGCAATCCGAGTTTGGCGTTAGGCCTGTTGTTTCGAAACCCTCAAGTCAGGGACGACTTGAGGGAGCTACAAGGATGTATTCATGCGTTTTCGAAACAACAGGCCTAATGACAAACGTACTACGAAGTGCTCCCGTGACGTACGCTGCCGATCACTCCCCCTTCATATGCTTCAACAATTTAGCCTTAAGCGCCGGCGGAATATTTTTAATCGTTAATACATCCTGCTTTGCATCGTACACAATCTCCTTGCCCAAACACTCCGACGCAAAACTCATGCTCAACGAATCATTACGGCCACTGATACGCACATAGTTGCGAATCTGGCTGCTATCCGGAATAAATTCCGCTTTTTTCTCCGGTTGCTTTTCCTGCACAAAACGCGAGAAATGTTCCGGCTCATGGGTTTTGATTTCGCTGGCAAGTGTTTGCGATAAATCCGCAATCACCACCGCCTTGCCGGCTTTGTTTTGCTCCAGACAATAATCCACCACTTTTGTGCGTGTCACCCGCGCGGCCTGTTCGTCCATCTCCTGTGCGTAGTCGTCGACAATTTGCAGGAATTGCGCGGTATCGTTTTTGATGTCGTATTTATCGCTAAAGCCAACGAGGTTGGCGAAAGCATCGGACAATTCTTTTTCGCCGCGCGAACGCAGTAAGGATAAATAGGTGGCTGAATGGCCGGCGTCCCAATCAGACAGGTCAATCTTGGCGGCTAGCGCAAAACCCTGGGTGTCGAGATAGCGGGAGTCATC
It contains:
- a CDS encoding FimV family protein, with translation MMKKQNKWVSILGAILCLWATQAAALGLGELKLQSTLNEPFKAEVALTNLGSISAEEILVSFASVEEFTQRKLEHFFFYSDFKFTVDLNRRVVIITSPRPITEPYLEFILEARWPTGRLQREYTVLLDMPTRLAE
- a CDS encoding nucleoid-associated protein codes for the protein MALTSIISHHILRHSPTTGVDLHLRPDAFAANGKLEDLVYELKSNFIRKSGKSYGRFSGETSEFPFSAWLKEYRAERLGFASFTHKAAQHFKLELEKTECLIDAYLFFVEEKIEAGEFLHVFMAEHLHGSYLDAELALDDSRYLDTQGFALAAKIDLSDWDAGHSATYLSLLRSRGEKELSDAFANLVGFSDKYDIKNDTAQFLQIVDDYAQEMDEQAARVTRTKVVDYCLEQNKAGKAVVIADLSQTLASEIKTHEPEHFSRFVQEKQPEKKAEFIPDSSQIRNYVRISGRNDSLSMSFASECLGKEIVYDAKQDVLTIKNIPPALKAKLLKHMKGE